In the Hermetia illucens chromosome 1, iHerIll2.2.curated.20191125, whole genome shotgun sequence genome, tagccgccaaaacatccaagggagAAGAgctgctctgatgttgttgagcgactcttaaccgtgttgggtactgtctgggtgtccctggggtcccatcaaaagaatttgaattattttcaccaattttgttcccaccagtattggggaggcagtcaaccctgcaacagagccccaatgttgcaatgtctcatggttacctccaaaggtagggaaggtatttggaggggagccgctgaaatacagtgtaacgtcactgcaattcatccgataggcgcgtcgatcccttcaccccggattacggatttgttaaggaggtttactccccctgaaagggaagaatcggtaagggaggacgaacacaaaggaaaCGTTATGCTTgttcgcggctacttatttacgaTTAACTTATTACTTATTACTACTTATTtacgattaacttgcgatattcgtagctgactcggtgggtcatgtcattatccgcaacccatgacacgcgcctggtcgcatgcagctctgcgtttgcaactcaggtgaggataaatcTGGTtcgccatatatatatatatatatatatatatgttagtacgtaaattaaaaaccgctggtaaccaggtgCACACATTTCTATTATATTAGTTACTAATATAGAGACCTGTTTTCCTTTTTGGAGCGTACATTGTGAGCCCCTGAGtacatcgggtgtgacagacattgaaccgatattaataaagttttgtttcacacacaaaatctttaaaaggCGACAACGATAGAATCCAGTATTCCAAAATGGCCGTCGAGGGGGCCACCCTAAAGCCGCAAGCATAGAATGGTATCAGTTTCTCGGGAAAACCTGGAGGGGGCCGGGCGTGGATATGATATACGCACCATGCCCCATTGAACATATATATTGTTTGTGGTGAGAGATAGAAATGAATAGTAAAATGCAGGCAAAAGTTAGTGGAAACTGACAAATATGttgatattttatttgtaaGTTACTTTTATAAAATCAAATACAAAAGCTGGAAAATATCACACAAAAAGAAATTTGTATCCTAGAGAGTAATTTGTAGATTTTTATCTTTCTTCTCTTCGCATTACTCATTAGTAATTATTTTGCAAACATTATCTATTGAAATCAGTTAATTAAACTCATATATGCTTCTGTTTATCGTTTCATGATCTTTTATCTTCGATAATATATACTCTTGCCGTAAATATCTCATCATTTTTTACATAATTCTTATAAACGACATTTATTTCTTTTAAAGATCTTATATGATTGACaattatgtatttatttttattaaaattatatcGTAAATAACACGTTTTGGACAAAAGCCTATAAGATATATAACAAAGCAAAAGAACAATTTGCAATTTATCTTTCAGTAATTAACAACTAAAGGCAAGATATATGATTAATGCAATGTTGTTACAATAAGACGGCTACACTGTTAATTAATTGTtagaagatgaagcatcgaacAAACAGTTGTTATAAATATGCAGTAGACATTTGATAACAAAAGGTAAAGCGTAAATGCATGTTTAATTGTTAACACGATCAGGTAGTGTTAATGGAGCTAATTCAGTTGAAGCGGATAAGGCGCTATGAGTTTTAGAATCGCACAACGAAAACAAAGAAAGAAGTAACACTTAAATatatctaaaaaaatattttgattaatGATCCAAGGTTTATATGATTTGTTGGATTTCCTTATATACGTTTGTAGGACATTAAAATTTAGCCAACATTATTAATCATCATTTCTTTATGCAACATAGAAAATATTTCTCTTACCTAATTGTTTGCCCTTCGATAATGTACTTCTCTTATTTGTctaataattaaatttattactCGCTGCAAATATATAGAGGTTAATTACTTTATTAAGATTAAACAAAACTGTTTTAAGCGAAGATTGGGGAAATCTTGTACGCCTAGTTTTCCACAGAATAGTACCCTACCCATTAAGTGGACGAGCACTCCACATTGGAATTAGTATTACATCGACGTGAATTTCGCATTATGTTATTTATAAGCATTTAACTTTACACATACCAGAAGCATTCAGTTCAAAGTCACCGAACATACAAATGTAACATATTGCCAATTATACTGAAAGCATACTCTGAGAAGTGCATTTGACGAGTGCACAATTTGGATTCAAGTTGGAGCTTTACGAACTATATTGGAAATAGCTTCTCGAAAGGGTTGAAGTTAAACCACTATAACCATATTTTTGCTGTCAAAAGATCAAGAAATTGAAAGAAGTTAAtcatatttgatttgttttcctaaATGAGAAGATGGTTCTTTCTTTTACTCCTACCTCACCAAATCTTATGACCTTGGTCCCGATGATCGGCTTCAGTTACCTCTCGACGTTTTGAAACTTGCCATTGCCATCACTCACCTTACGATCATTTATGGTAACAAAAAGGTAAAATCTGCCATTGAAGCCgttgaaaggaaaaaaggaggtaAACGTTTTGtatgttttcacttttttctttactcttttattttaattcgatagtaataataatagtcaaTCATGTGTGGTTTTCTCTCACATTTACAATTTAAGAATATATTGCATTGAAtcttgaaaatatatatattggaTCCTTCTCGCAGTATTTTACATAAAAACGTATTACAGGtagtatgtatatatttaaattaataaagATAAAGCAAACAGAAAAACTAAGAATTGGTGAAGCCACGTTTTGGTATAGATGATAACGAGTAATGAAGAAATTGTAGCAAATGAATGGACAGAACATTAGCTTTGTATGTCAGATTATATATTTTCTATATTGGATATTTCTTGCAtctgatgatttcttttcttttcttttctgctCTCTtcattcttccatttttttgttCGCAAAAGACTAAAATACATATTTATAACAAATACATACATTTTACAAGTATATATTAAATCACTAAGCGGCAAATGCGCGAAAAATATGTTATATATAGCTACTACAAATcttgtgtttttctttcttctcttctgcttggtaaAATTTCTCTTTAAGTTTCCTGTCTGTTCTTCTTCCTAATAGATTTCAGTTTttatgtatattcgtcactTGGTTAGGTCTCGACTCGGACTACCTTAAAAAACTTGTTTGGTTGACTCCTCCCATTATCTTCTTATTTGCGTTCATGCATTGATCAAATAGGCGAGACAAGACTTAATTTGTGAATGATGTTTTGTGATCTTCAAATGAAAATAGACAATACTAAGAAAGTATCGATATCAACAACAAATGTTAGAAACAATCTCGTTTGGttgaattttcttattttcaatcttttaaaaaagttgtaggttttctttcacacattaactaaataaaataaaaaaaagcttgTAAATCTTATCGAGttcatttaaaaacaaaagagaCTTTGCCAGCATGTGGTATACGACACAAGGAAGACGCATCCATGACCGAACAAAGTCATATTATTTCTACAATTGTGGACTGAATCTTAtattctttttgctttttcttttttttttgttgaatttaaaaaggtattttttgtttttaagtgaAAATAGTTATAATGTAGATAATAACGAGTTAATAATTATAATGTATGCATTATGCTTTGAGTGTTTAAGCTCATTTGTCCTTGTCTGTCTCttgtttctttccaattggaaTAGCAGCTTTGACTCTGTAAATaaaagattaaaatatttgaattaatatattACAAATACCGTTAATTGCTAACAGGAACTCGAATAAATTAATCAAGAAAATATGTTACATACAattatatacaatatacaattatatatattttatcagTAAGATACTACTAAGATACAAAATGGATTAAAAACTGGAGACAAGCGTCAATTCTATTTGAAACATGACAAAAaactaatggggaaaaaatacAAGATAGTATTATTGCTTCctattttgaaactttaataCTATCTTgagaaaaagcggaaaggaCGACAACTTCAAACTGCCGTCTAAGGTGAATATGACTCTTTAGGTGTACATTTGGCTATAAATCGGAAGCATTGTAATCATTAGTGTGGGATAGAAATTATGTACTGATCTTCGTAGGTAGGTAGTTAGGTATCAGTGGACGCTGTGGGAACCCCAATTAAGAGATATGACGTGCCGCCGTTTCGACGCCACAAACTACTAAGTTAATGACTTCTGTGGGAAGAGCAAGCGTAGCAggatccagccggctcagatcttcagagccagtccatAGCTTTTACGCAGATAGCAGCTCCCCTCTCTCTTACAACTAGGGATCAgtttgaggtccccaaaaaaaTTGTGCCATTCTAACCAACGTCTGACTGTTGGCTCGTATTATGTGCTAGTCGTTGACGGGCACAGTATCATCGCCTGAAATACAATTCCGGGAAGACCGCATGACTCGGCTACACTGTGCGTGTACGAAAAAACCCTCGCATTGCACTTGAAAccgagaagagtcgctacaccatatattttagcggccatccagtaaaccatgtgctcggagtaggcttcttaatcagccaaaaaatgaaacctcctgttatcggctttaaaaacataatcAAACGCCTATGTATTCTGCgtctgcgaggcaaatttagaaatataagcctcattaacgttcacgctcctacagaaaAGACTGCCGAGTCGAAGAAGCCTACCTGCTACGATGCAGTAgatcgaaccctcgaagcctgtcccagatatgatatcaaaatcatacttggggattttaccaACCAAGCAGAGAAGAGACCCGTAATCAGGCGTTACATTCGCTCTCATAGATTACATCAAAATAGAAAGGATAACGGACTGccgattatttaattagcattgtcacacgaaatggttgttgaaagtacctggtttgcgcggaaagcggttcacaaccatacgtgggcctctccagacgggaccactttcaaccaaattaacgtgttgatcgaatgtcgGCACCTcttagctttgatgaatgtcagaacatataggggggcggaatctgatttccgacagaatgggcatattagagcgatgggttgagtactttgaagaactactgaacaactagagcATCGGTGAGTTCCGaactgccaactgaagacgacggataaatactgccaccaccaagtataggagaaatcgtccgtgcaattcatcggctaaaaaattataagtcgccaggatcactctcaacagggtgatgccctatcatgcgtcctctttaacctggtcctcgagaaagtgatccgtgatgctgaggcaaatgcaaaaggtacgatcctcttcaagtccacccaactactggcctatgctgacgatatcgacatcgtgggaaaaaccacctgagacgtacaaactgccttcatccagatcgagtaggcggcgcgagatcttgggctgcacatcaatgaaggcaagacaaaatatatatggcaacgtcagcaccgaagacgaatcaaccaacaacatcaaaccgcactggtcaaacacgaagaataaataataaggataggagaatacaactttgagaccgttgacaatttcttctatctagggtcgaaaatcacaaccgataacagctacgatgatgaaatctgcgaacggttgttgtcagccaacagaacctatttcagcttacaaagactgttctgctcgaaacgtctcaccatagggtcaaacctcttactgtacaagactatgatcttgccagtcctcatgtactcctcgaaaacttgggttcttagcaagaaaaattgccaactcttggccgcgttcgagagaagaatcctccgaagaatttttggccctctacatgaggatggacgattccatagcctacataacgacgaaatctatgagcgataaatgaccgtcaggttgtagataaaatccggctcaataggttacagtgggcgggttacttaatccatatggatgaggatgatccaacccggaaagtctataagggcaatatcatggtagaaaaagaagacgaggcagaccctgcctaagatggagcgatggtgtaggtcaggacgccagacagcttttagggatattgaattggtggacctcggcgcgaaaccggggtgcctggagttccttattaaggcaggcctagaccggataccggttgttgcgcagtcgatgatgatgatgaggtcaaAGAGTAAAGTGTCGATTATTATTGAGAGCTCATATCTTGCATATATAACCATCACCCAAAAATTTTACGCAAAGGCAGTAGATCGCACCGTGTCCTAATTGTTTTTCTATAGAATCATATTGTATGTTTATGACTTTTTGTTGATGTCATGGGAGCAAGTGGGTCCACACTTACCTTTTGCTAAAAACAACAGCACTTGGTAATTCAAATTTTGGGCATCTACTTAAAAGCGATTTGACTCCATTCCATATTGACTGCCTACCTAATTTCGGGTTGATTAATTTCTGGCACGACACCAACAGCTTACAAAATCAAGCATCGTTTAATCGAATTTCAACATCAGTACTCTATAATATGTTGTACCATTGGCAGTTATGAGCGCTGTTTTAGGAATCACAAATCTCTAACAACTTATCTACAATGAACATAACAGTATAGTTTCTTCCTATGCTAGCGCCATGCGAAATTCTAGATATTTAGGGGTTACATACTGAGACATTTGGTTTCCAAGCAAGGAGGATATGAGGTCTGCATTCTAGTAAAATTGGGAACAGTTCTTGATTGCGCCTTCATAGCAAAGCAACGCGAACCTTGCGGAAATGGTTAATTCATTCCCAATTCCCATTAGGTTGAAAGCTAAGGCCATAAAACTATAGGTGTATATATATCTAATTTTGCGGTTGATAGTACCACCGGTACTAGGATGACCTTTTGAGCAGTCTACTTGGTCTGTCTTTAGGATTACAGCTGTTCGGTTTCTGTTAATAACTAGTTCAAAGTCATCCGTTACGACGACGAGATTTGCGAATCTAGCACGACAGTCTACACCTGATTGTCTCCTTTGATATAAAGAAATTTATCAGAAAGTGGCAGTAATTAATGCTAGACAAGACGATATCTTTTTCGCCACTCCCGGTTATGCCTCCTACTTTATAATGTGGcgagtgaaattttttttactctTTCATAAGCATTTCTCTCATTTATCATAGAAACAAAccacaaaaataatttcaacgaGACTTTTACGACGACATCCACTGTAATAGGCCAATTCGAAACTTTGGGCGATTTTTACATTGTAAAAATTCCaacttttgtaaaaaaaagGAACAGTTGGGAGGTTAACCAGGCTTAAGTGTTTATGTTATTTGGGCATATTCTAAACTAGGTtctatttgtttttctttcttgcctttGATATAGTACATTGATTCACTCGAAAGAACGGGAAACAACGAATAATTTTCGGTTGAAAATGTGCGTAGTTTTATACATGATTCCTTGTAAAAACACCCTAGGACTCAAAGAATGAGTGCGCCTAACATGCTATTCGTCTACCCGGATTTCTTCGTAACCACCTCAATTGATGAGAAAAATCGATCATCACACTCTCAACGCACAAATTGACCATTCGAACCTAAACAAATTAGTTATTTGCATTGTCATACATAGTCTCCACTGACAAATGATAATTCACAATAGATTATCGCAATTATTGAGGCTTGAAAGATAGGGGAGGCAAACAATCAACTTTCGCCGTATAATGATAATCAGACACATGCAAATTATAAAAAGTAAACCGGATTTTTCTAGAAAGAACGATGATAATACAGATTGCCATCTATAAGGTATCATTGAAACCCAAAAGCATAACAAACTTCTTTATCATGAAAATTTGTCTTTTCAGCTCCTATTTTTGTCATGATTTCATTTCTATTCATATAGAAGTTACCAAAAAAAGTCTGCATGTTTCATGTATCTTTTCATCGCTACAATGACTCACTCTATCTCAAATTCGTTTTGTACAAAATCATATAATTTATATGTAAATAGAGGAAGTTTTGACGTTACTTTGtgttattttcagcgaatttgaATGAAAGTGTATACGAAATCATAAGAATTATcgctttattaaaaataaattgatttattCTCTTTTATGTATTAGTTTGTAAGAGTTTGATTGTTACATGAATGGAAATAATGATAACCATCTAAAAAACGTAAATTTGCATTGGGTTATCTACTGTGTATAGAGATTGTCTGGGATTCATTGAGGTAAATTCCATAATTGCGTAGTAGGTTCCAAAAATAATTGTTTTTGTTGCAATTTAATGGGGCGTCGCCCATTATTTGTTTATCTCCAATGtctcaaaaaatttccaaagatCGAAATTGAAGATTGTACTTTTATCAATTCAAAAAATGTATTCTCGGTTCAAagtaaattaaatataattgaAATAGTAAACAAACAAGCAATACTTACTTGTCAGTGATTTCCAAAATTTTACTCCTAACCAAATCTAAGTATGTGTCGATTGACTGCTTGTTGTTTTCGTAAACTTTTGGTAAAGTGAACAATGCGACGAATGCTAACAAATATAGAAGAATGGAAAATTAGTAAAATGacataattgaattaaatacaACATTGGAACATTCGTTCGTCACTCACCCAAGATAACCAAAGTCATTCCATTGAACCAGGCGCCAATGTATGTCAGAACCCACAAAATTACACCGAACTTAATTGAGTCAACCAAATCATCGACGAGGAACAATCGTCTCAGTTCCGAAATGAATCCATTCAGATGTGCCACTACAACACCTACGACATTTTGTGCTTTTTCTTGTGAAATTGTAAGATCCAATTCAAGGTATTCTctgtaaaagaaaacaaattaattatttttcgaaaataattttgaacATAAGAGTCTGTAATTTACAGTGTTTGGTCCACCATTTGATTGCTACTATCTAATTGCTAATATTTTATATGTTGCACCAGTTATTGTTTATTGTGATGCTATCGGGCAGGTGGTTTACCACACCTTCGTATCAAAGTCAGTTGTTGGTAATATGATTTGCGTCGCTCTAAGAGGTCCATCGGAGAATCATAATTCTCCAATTGTTCTTTGTCATTGTTTTCTAGGTCGATTATTGACGCCTCGATTAGTCATGCCTCTTAAATCCTTTGACTAAATTCGATTATTCAATATGAAACCACAAAGACGTCATCCGGACATTTGAAGGacacaaatttctttgaaatttcatctTCTATTAAAAATGTTGCGAACCTcaatgaaatcaatgaaaatttcattctCGCGTTTCTTTACGACCCGTAAGAATGATAACTTACAATGTAGTTGGATGATTAATCGGTTACTATTAACCTATATTTCACATAAGCTATAATTAAGATGTTGCCATGGATTGAGAATGCTCcgatgtataaaacaaaaccttttaaaatcggtttgctgtctgtttgtccgtcacactaTTTTCCTTGGAGACTGTTGTAGctattgacaacaaatttggtggaaaggtgggaactgtgaacgctcacgtacaCAGTGAGTCACTTtcttttacgtccaatttaaggggaggtccccatacatgcaaaagggggtgtaatttttttttcaccaaatatagtcatgatcggtctcgattagtactttccgtctgagttttgtcatttgttagaaggtggggagttcggggggtcgaaagtgaccatttatttaacggggccattctcagaaactgcccaactgaaaaatctgaaaaaaatcaagaggctgccactatatggtggctaggctccgaaataccttccatatcgatatcccttgaaataatagtatattactataattttcagtaattggctgcagaacctgccttaagttcatcctcgcaccacgaaattttgcagtaatgtaggctataatatagaacttaatcctaccaagtttagtgaaaatcgcactattactaacaaaattataataaatcaaaatttcacttctttggaaattcaagattttggatgtcaatatcactcgaaaatggatattctcacataatatatgcgcatattacctgttacgtactaatgggataaattcacactcaaatgtctttataaaagaaatacacaaaacctttcataactgaagcgttcagctttccaggtttcccaacttgttttacacaatttaTAAGGTCTGTAATTAAATTGATTCCTCATTTGAGAGAAGCTCGACTAGGGAGACTGCTAGGAGGAAATTAAAAGTAATGAATACATTTTCTAGTCCGATATTGAAATATTCGAAAGTAGTGGAAGATTTCTGTGTTGATGCTGATAAATCAGTGAACACTACAATGGAATGGAATTAGGCACAAAACGTAGTATGAAAAGCATAATATGCAAATCCGATGTAAGTAAACAAAATAATTAATGGCATATATCATTCATGGTGGAGAACTTGTTGAACTCGAGAAAAGACAGAAGAGTGACTCACTTTCTAGGAAGTGAGGTTTTTGGTAGGGAAATATTTATCACACTCAACTGTCAAATCATTTTTGGAGTATAACTATCATTGTTCCAATTTTCCTTCAAAATTGATTGTCTCACGTACTCGCCGTATCCGTACTTTCTCAATGACTGAATTTAATTGCATCTTATGTAAAAAGGGATTTTGATCACCTAATAACaaactttatatattttttcgcaGACATAGTATTTGTgcgttttaatatttatttgaaatccaGATTGATTTCATCTCCCAAAGTTATTCGATATTTCCCAAAGTCGTGAATCAAACGCCCTAGCAAATAAATGTAGGCTAAAGAAATAAAGATAAATTGCTATTGTGAGGGAGTTGCATTATTGACATTCTCGCTTAATGTAGGCGCCATCGACACGAAACAAAAGGTAGCTTTATTGTTTTCTGGGATTAATTGTCTGTTATTACCAATTTGGATGTATATTTCAATTTAATCTACAAACTCCATTACGAGATGAATGAACTGAAATTGATATCACTGCGTGTGTGCAAAGTTAAAATAATGAAATGCTACTGAATAGGCAAGTCACCGAAGGTAGACAACCTTCAATGTTTTGACGACTTCTATGAAAAATAACATTTTGGAACTAACTGCTAAGGTTGCAATGCTGGAAAAATCCTGGTAGAAGATAGGGAGTGAgttaaagtaataaaaaacGCAAGAATCCGAGATAATATGTGGAAGAGCTAGAATGGCGATTCTACgaaaaatttgatttaaatACCCGCACAAATCATTATGATATAATTTATGATTTATGTTAGCAATACCTTCAATATTTATGCTGAAATTCATGAGAGGATTGTCATTCACAATTTACTATTTAAATGAAATCAATGGAAAGTGAGTTTATTTAGTGAATATTTAGTAAATTCGATTCAGAAGTTAAGGGAAGGGAGTATTTAACTAATTGTTAATGTGATAAATTTTGTTCGGACTTGCTCAACCAATGAAAGGAAAAAACGTTCAGGTAAACTCGCTTCAGTTCCATCTGTGCGATGACGTCAGCGGAGGTGAAATGTCAACGATTTTTGAATAGTGGTGCTACACCTAAGCGTCTCAAAGTGTAGCTGGGGTAAACCTCACTTGGACTAATAATATTTACTGTTAAGCCGGAAAGTTGGTAACCAGCTGAGGTAGTGAATCCCATGCGAGCAGCTTGCAAATCTCGAATCTTGATTATGCTTTGGATATGGATAACATTGCCCCAGACTGATTTTATGGCTAGGACTTTTTATTTTCGTTAACGGCATATGATTGGGCTCTGGAATGTTGGCGCGCTCCTTGATGGCTATATCGAGATTACCCAGAATGATCGTTTGCTCCAACTTCAGCGGGAATTACAGTGGTGCAAGCTGGACATTGTGGGGTTAAGTAAAATAAGATTGTAACGCTGGAGAGCATCGTCTTAGGGACTGTAATATGATAACAATGATATGAGGTTCGTGGCTTCCTGCAACTGACCGGCAAAGAgcatttaattaaataattaattagtAATACGACTTAACATATGATTATGCTTTGATGGTTCCTTGTATTCGCTTGCATATTGCGACGTACCTGCTTGAAGGCAGAGCCACAATCGCCGAAGCTTAATACTCTAGACGTTAAATAAAATTTGCGTCAAGAATTCGCTCTTTAAAGCTTATGTATTTTCCAAGTAGAATTGTAACTCATTACTACCTATCTCCGCCGAGTTATCAAAGTATTCTGATCCGACACAATCTTTATTGGAAGACTACGTCATCGTACGGACCA is a window encoding:
- the LOC119653780 gene encoding reticulon-1-A isoform X6 yields the protein MSSSCCFENVESLIYWRDVKKSGIVFGAGLVILLAISCFSVISVFAYLSLLTLAGTIAFRIYKNVLGAIQKTSEGHPFKEYLELDLTISQEKAQNVVGVVVAHLNGFISELRRLFLVDDLVDSIKFGVILWVLTYIGAWFNGMTLVILAFVALFTLPKVYENNKQSIDTYLDLVRSKILEITDKVKAAIPIGKKQETDKDK
- the LOC119653780 gene encoding reticulon-1-A isoform X5 codes for the protein MSLTLEDLKAVLSIRFNKQELESLIYWRDVKKSGIVFGAGLVILLAISCFSVISVFAYLSLLTLAGTIAFRIYKNVLGAIQKTSEGHPFKEYLELDLTISQEKAQNVVGVVVAHLNGFISELRRLFLVDDLVDSIKFGVILWVLTYIGAWFNGMTLVILAFVALFTLPKVYENNKQSIDTYLDLVRSKILEITDKVKAAIPIGKKQETDKDK
- the LOC119653780 gene encoding reticulon-1-A isoform X7: MWCCGGEMESLIYWRDVKKSGIVFGAGLVILLAISCFSVISVFAYLSLLTLAGTIAFRIYKNVLGAIQKTSEGHPFKEYLELDLTISQEKAQNVVGVVVAHLNGFISELRRLFLVDDLVDSIKFGVILWVLTYIGAWFNGMTLVILAFVALFTLPKVYENNKQSIDTYLDLVRSKILEITDKVKAAIPIGKKQETDKDK
- the LOC119653780 gene encoding reticulon-1-A isoform X4, which codes for MAGKARNARYNNYVQLPERGPVESLIYWRDVKKSGIVFGAGLVILLAISCFSVISVFAYLSLLTLAGTIAFRIYKNVLGAIQKTSEGHPFKEYLELDLTISQEKAQNVVGVVVAHLNGFISELRRLFLVDDLVDSIKFGVILWVLTYIGAWFNGMTLVILAFVALFTLPKVYENNKQSIDTYLDLVRSKILEITDKVKAAIPIGKKQETDKDK
- the LOC119653780 gene encoding reticulon-1-A isoform X8: MESLIYWRDVKKSGIVFGAGLVILLAISCFSVISVFAYLSLLTLAGTIAFRIYKNVLGAIQKTSEGHPFKEYLELDLTISQEKAQNVVGVVVAHLNGFISELRRLFLVDDLVDSIKFGVILWVLTYIGAWFNGMTLVILAFVALFTLPKVYENNKQSIDTYLDLVRSKILEITDKVKAAIPIGKKQETDKDK
- the LOC119653780 gene encoding reticulon-1-A isoform X3, translating into MVADTGLIQNGGCTKNRPLLCCLLNPYAWFKPDRLHPVVESLIYWRDVKKSGIVFGAGLVILLAISCFSVISVFAYLSLLTLAGTIAFRIYKNVLGAIQKTSEGHPFKEYLELDLTISQEKAQNVVGVVVAHLNGFISELRRLFLVDDLVDSIKFGVILWVLTYIGAWFNGMTLVILAFVALFTLPKVYENNKQSIDTYLDLVRSKILEITDKVKAAIPIGKKQETDKDK